From the Papaver somniferum cultivar HN1 chromosome 2, ASM357369v1, whole genome shotgun sequence genome, the window catttcatctttgtaaacaaattttgagcatgaatcaatattttgagcaagtttgcacaatgatgagctaaacccatcctatggggcgacggaggaagctatttcgccaatgaaatgtggtaatctctattttatttaatttatgcaattattatatgattattttccttgataaataaatagataaaatggtttttgttaaacaattgtcatttcaattgatggagcatgctatcctagggttttgatgtcccatactttcgatttacaattgttatttctaaaaatcaacttttgcaatattaagaatcaatttgaatgaaggatttgcataattataattagagaatataaatcactttgatattggtaattagtggaatccatagccccagtcttctccatatttttcatatcacttttatttaagtttcctatatttttatttaaaattaagtctaaaatctgctttcacaagtcttgaacgaatcttattattacaacaactttgaaaacacatcaacagACGAAGACCAACCGCCAATGGatactttttcaaaagtaaaaAATGGTCGTATTTTTACCACTATAAATTACCATCATCTTCAAACACTCCACTTACGTCAAAATTCACTCCTCTTGAATTTTTTCTACTAACCTGTTTCAAATTTTTAGTTTAGTATTTAATATTTGTCAAGTGAAATGTCTGAaaacttttttgcgatgcaaaacttgaagttgTTGTTTCTAACATatgtaaaaattttaaaaatattgaaaatagtaaaagggaagtgcaagttttagaagttaatcCAAGAAAATGTTTTGCTAAAAGACAAAGAAAAGCCCTGGTTTTGGaacttaacaacaaaaaattcaaaaacaaaggggaAACAGTTCatgagcgcgttgaatggaagatacgtcaaatgaagataaacatgagGCCAAAgattgtacttgatttttatcgAAGTTGTTAATTTAGTtcttattattgtctaagtttatatcttgtaaaagaagtgGCAGTAAtattaatcaataaaaatatttaaaCCTTAAATTAGACTTCTATTTTATATTAAGTGGTACTTGTTAACATTACATATATAGTAATTCAATTCATAACGAcaacaataacatcaaactacatcaaatctagCGACATGAATCTTatagagttcatagcattcaaaatgctcAAACTCTCTTCCATTTTCTTTGATAAACTTTGTTTAAGTCGTGGTCTTTTAAAAAACAGGTAAACAACAAGTTAAGCCAAATACGATTTTGATTAAACTATGATGCAATAGCTCAATAAGGACAAAGGTATTAGGATATACTCACCAGTTCTTTGTTGGACAATCCAGAATTACTATGATGAACCATCCATAAAATTTCTGTATAATATCTGGTCATATTTCTCGTCATAATACGTATCCAACATCGaataagagtaacatcttcttccatagtAAAGATAGGGAGAGCCCTTGTGATGTAGTGCATATGTGATTGAGATGAACTATTTTTAAGAAAGCTGAAACAAGATTCGTAAAGAAAAGGTATGCCGTGTGTTTCCTCCCAGTTATCCAgagctgtttggatcacttcagctTCAGTTGCAGCGAAAactttttctcgatcaatttcccttACACGATCAAAGAATGGCGTGACATCATGATCAATTGAATGAAAACGAAGATACAAACCATGAGCTCTTCGGTTTCTGGGGTTCCCCATTTGTGAGGCGAACATTGAGAAAACATTATGCCAAAAAAACGCGTCCGACATTCTTAATCGCGCATAACATTTTCTGCCTTATGAAAAACTTAGGCTTTACATATAGCTAAATCCTCCTCTTGAGTAAATTGAGGACCACAAATTCTAGCAGACATTTTTTAATAGATTGAAAGATTAAGAGTTTTACAAATAAAGTAAAAGATGAGATCTGAAGATGGGAAGAGTTGAATATATAGGGTAAGAAATCAGATATGTTGAAAATGTAGCCATTGCGGTCAAAGTAAAACTGCGTGTATTTATCCAAAGCGCCACGTATATTACCAATGGATCTTTTTTCCTTATTACCAACGTTGAAAAACAAGTTTACACTGTGAGCACTGCGGAGATGGAGATCAGGAATACATACGAAGGCATGTACGGAAAGCACTTTTGGATTGATTTATACGTTTATTATGATAAAAACATAGTACATTGGATTAAATCAACTATATAAGATTAAAtcaaatacattagattaaatcAACTACTACATAGCCGTCAATTAACATCCTCATTTAATAGCCGTCTTATGGAATTCCTTAAGATGCCGAAGGGGTTGAATCTTTTGAGCtctctaagaatgttgaaacaagcttggAAGGTGAAAGGTTTGCCGTGAGATACTGCCAACATCGTTAGTGTTTTCGGTTCCACATCATCCACAGGTCCACCGTTCAGTTTATTTTTGTGATTGTGCACTAGTAGACCCTGGAATTCCGATACCTCCCGACTAATTACACTAAAATGATGTGACAATCCTTCAGCCTCACAATTAAACAAGTTCTCTGTTTCTGCGACGAACTTTCTAAAAATGTTCTCCCAAAACATCATCTTCAATGCGGCTTCATCCCCATTGATATTATCGTCTGTTTGAAAAACAAAGGCtttacaaatagctaaatccccTTCTAGAGTGAATTTAGAACTACAAACTATGGGAAACACTGTTGGAGGCATTATCGAATATGATTTTTGAATGAGTAAGGTATATAGATgcagaatgtgtgaatttggagttgaattgAGAGTATTTATAGGGTTTAAAATTTTTGACCGCTAGATGATGAGAGATAGTATCCGTTCAGATGTAGCCGTCAGCGTTGGGCGATCGCCCACAAGTAAGTTAACATTAACTACGCGGTTTGTTTCACTCGCCAGCGAGTTTTGTACATATGCGAGGTTGTAAATGAGACGTGCATTTCATGTTGGTCCGTAGTAaacaaaccatcaaattttttgatttggccacttgtttttcatgtttgttgagttcatagtgggagaaaaattaataaaattgaaatttgttgagtccataggaactgcCCAAAATGTTTCATGTCTGTACTTAGGTCGGTTCCTATGGTAAGTTGTAAaattgtgatttttccatgccAGGTGGACTGGAAAACGGTGCACGCCACTATGGGGAAAAGAATAAGCGGTCGAGTTTCCACCTAGCGGTCGAGACTACACCGCTAGAGGTCGAGTAAAGACCGCCAGGTGTAGATTACACCGTTAGCAGCGTAATCTCGACCGTTCACGGTCGGTGATCTACCTCCTATAAATATCCTTGTTTCCTACCCCTTTTCAATCacaaataaaaatccttttttCCCTTCTCTAGAGAGCAGACCAGAGCGATTTTTAAAAAAGAGttccaaaaaagaaaaccaaaggaaaATAAACCGGAAGGAAAAAGGGAAATCTGTTGCAGATAGTGATATCGTATGGATTCAGGATAAAAAGCACGAGTTCGCTAATGTTAGGCAACTAGTTGGATCTGGTGTAACGTCTATGCATTTATCTAACCATCCCGAGCGAGTTTTGTTACCTAAAttaagaggtgggtggtctgagcTAAGTGAAATTTATGAGTTACTCCCATAACCTGTTCAAGAATTCTTGAGAAGTATCCTTGGTAGcgtttatatttcatgaaaggAAAAAACCACAGGACTCAAATTGTGCGAGTTATTTGTGAACGTTGGTGGAACACTGCAAATACTttatttttcaaggattttgagtgTGGTAAGTTCTATTTCTTCCATTCAATAGTTTATTTTTAGTTAAGAGACAAATTTTAATTTGATACAAATTTTAGTTCCACATACAAACTTtgattttatgaccatgttgtttttagggttcacactgttagatttgtatatgttgacTGAAATAAAATGTGAGGGTGATGTAGTACAATTTAACCAAATAAAGTGGATATCAGAAGGAACATGGAAACAATTACTCCCCTTGTACTCAAATAATACTGGAGGAAAGCCAAATTCCAGAGACATACACTCATTTGGATTAAGAGGTTCTGGGTTGAAGGATTTTTTGGGTCGTTACAATGCCAGGGGGATGAACAGAGCTGAAGATTATCCTGAGCTTGAACGGATTATTGTATTATGGATGTTAGGCCAAGTTTTTTTCCCCAATGCAAGCTCAGTGTCATTAGTTGGTTTTCTGGAATCTTTACAAGATTTATGATTGGGGTAATGCAATTTTAGCTGCGCTATACATATGTCTCAGTGATTGCTCGATTAAGAAGACTGATAGCTTAAATGCATTTTAGGTCGTATTGGAGGTAAGAACTATTTATTATATCAATGTTATTTTTTAGTGGTGAAATGTactaacacatcaatttttgtcgATGTTCTTTTTCAGTATTGGCGGTATACTTACTCTACGATCAGCGAACCTGATCTTCATGATAAACGATTAATATTTCCAGTCGTGTATAAGTAAAGAGCTGATAACTGGATTGGCCAGATTAACGATGGTCAAAATGTTGCTGCTATGCAAAGGATGCAACAAGTGTGCAGAACTAGTATCAACATTACGACAACGCCGTATACAGTAATAGATGACTTCAATTCTGATTCGGCGCAAGACATGTTTCGGTTAAGCCTTAAGCGACTTGTATTTTACAGTCCACTTAGTGGTCAGGGTATTTGATACTATGGAGAAAGACATCTTTTTCAgttacaaggaagaaaggtaaaaGCCATCAACCCGTTTCCAACTTCAATTATTTCAGTTGATGATTGGATGAAGTTGATAAGTAATGGACAACCTTGGGAAGAAGCTGATGATTTGATCCAAGAACCATAAAATGATTATGATTACTACAGTTGGTACCAAAAGGTATGCAAGCTAAGTATTGTTGTTCAACCACAAAACTTAGGTAGTGTTGACTTTCCAGCAATTGGAAATTTGCCACTTACTGGTCTTCCATCCCAACCTCCACCACAGACGGTCGAACCATGTACGTACCCTGACACTCAAATGGGGTCACATATTCCTCAGATATCTTGGGAAGTCCAGACTTTATCACCGACTGGAGATGTTATTACAATTCAACTTACTAGTGAAGGTATGCAGCAGAGCTATCCATACGATGGTGTGGATTCAACAAAAGAAGAGTATAAGACCGAGTTGAACAACTTTTCGCATTTTACCAGACGATTCCAAAATTTTCACTTGAGTCAGATGCATGCTTTGAGGGACAGTATGAGTTATGAATTGCCTGAGACTCCGTTAGGGTCAAGTTCTAAAATGCCCGGTGAAAGTAATACAAGAGTTCGTGCAAGTGGAAGTCGTGTAAGTGGAAGTCGTGCAAGTGGAAGTCGCGCAAGTGGAAGTCGTGGAGGTCGTAGAAGTCGTCATGACCCTACGATGGAAGAGACTATGGTGGAAGAAACTCAGCAAGCAAACTTGGAGATGGAGATGGATTTTCATTCTCCTATTGGTTTTATTCTTGAAGGTCCTGTACTTATTCCTAGTAGTGCAAACGTAAATTTGGATGCAATTACGCAATCCGTAATGTATACCCAAACAAGTTCAGCATTTCATCGATTTCAAGCACCTCCAATGGGTCCGATACCATTTCAAGGTTATGACTCACCTGATgctactcaaccaccatctcagagTCAGAATAATGAGTTTTCACAAGATCCAACAGGCTTAGGGGAATATGTATTTGGTGGTAATCGTTAGTTTGAGAGTTTTTCTTAGTTGTTATTTCGTGGTTTGTTTAAATCGTTAATGTAATTgcacttttgtttgataaataataatcttcatttaaaGTTTTCTACATAAGTTATAATTAAGAACTTAGAATTGATAAGCTAGATTAAATTGGGGCAacacttttaagatttcataacaacttgCATATCAGAACTTCTCTCCGTTGTCACGCAGCCACTTTGCACGACATCTTTGATCAATCTCCACCAGGGTTTCACCACTTCTCATGTTTAGAGCCTCTTCCCTTATCATACCAATATACTTGTTAACATTCCTGGAAATTATGGAGAACCGAGCACCCAACCCCAACGAATTCCGATTGTAGAGgttcgttgtttcttcttcaaatttcattaaAACGCGTTCCCAAAATGGAATTAGCCGTAATGCGCCATCAACGATTGGATGATTAGTGTAGAAAACATAATTCATGCAGATGCATTCATCTTCGAACGTGCTAAAATTGAGTTGTTGTGCAActctccaactattttctcttcttaATTCATTTTCCACACTAGCTCGAAAtgcaactctttgattttcggccgCATGTTCTTCTTCTATGAACTGAGCCATAGACACGTCTTGAGCCATTGtaaaaactacgaaaataagaagaagatgtGAGTTAAAATGTTAGAGGAATATGGTATTTATAGGGGAGAAAATTATGGCCGTTGGATCAGATTATACTCAACGGTGCAAACTAAACCGACGGTCTTATAAAACCCGGTAGGGGTGCAGTAAATGCCTAATGGTGTaaacttgacctggcctggctaagtggcaaatttacCAGTTAGCCAGACCGATTTGCCTGTTTGCCCCCTCCATGGTGGGTGCTTAAATGGCAAACTCTTTGGTTTGCCACACCCATAGGACCCCTTAACTAACTGAACTAGCTGTCCGTTAAATGGAATATTTAACTACCTCGGTACACGTTAGCAAATTTAACAGATTAATAGTACTAAAAACACAAATACCAGAAAGCACACAGATTAAAACACCCAGCAATGGCCTGGGCGCACTGCTCTCTCCCTTCATTTCCACCCACCagcaccaccgccgccgccgccgccaaCACCACCAGTAAAACCCTAATTCCTGCTTCATTCAAACTCACAAAGAGGAAAAACTACTTACGAATCAAATTACTAAAAACCATAACAAAACCTAATCATTCTCTTCCCCTACTACCTCAAGAGCAaccagaaagaaaagaagaagaatttaacaaaaccctagaaatccaacatcaagaagaagaggatgaaactgAAATCGAGGTTTCTTCcgataaaaaaattgaaaaggggGTTCCAGTTAATGAGCAAACGGAGCTCAATTCATATGAAATTCAGGTTTCTGAAGCTGGAGGAGGTATTGTTTCGAACAAATCAGTTGGGGAAatggttttttattttgttggCATGTTTGTTTTACAAACTCTATGTGCAGTTTGGATTTTTAGAGATAAAAATGTGAAAAAAGAATCTAATTTGGGAAATTCAAAGCCAGAAATTGTGAATGAGACCCAAAATGGAGCAATTGTACCTAATTTAACGGGTGTAAATGATGATTATAAGTTTCAAATGGAAGAGATTAGGGTTTTAGCAAGGGAGGTTAGGGAAAGtgaagtgaagaagaagttgagtgATAGTAATAAGTTGGGTTCTATTGGGACTGGTGGGGATGAAAATGGTAAGAGATTTGTGAAAGGCATTACCAATATTCGGAAAGAGGTTGATGGGAAATTAAGTAAATTAGAGAAGAGTCTTCGTTCTGTACGAGAGAAATCAACAACGGCGGCATTATCTGTTAATTATTTGAGTGAACAATCAAGCAAGGTTGAGGAGGATAAGAAAGAGTTTGAGAATTTGAATGGTAAAGGGGAAGATGAGAGAGTGGCATCTAAGAGgaaaaagaagttcagaagctaTTACCCGAAGCTTGCTGATGGTGAAAATCAACCTAAAGGATTTCAGTATGGAAAAGATGCGTCGGAGAGTAATGGTAGTGAATTTTTTGATTCATCGGCTGAGAAAGTGCAAGATGGGGTTGAATCTTTAGATAGTGATTTAGAGCGGCGTAAGGATAGCCAGAAAGAAGATAGTCAGTCTTTAACTGCTGATGGTGCTCTAAAGAAGTCCATGCTGCAGGGAAATGGAGAAGTGGTAACAGAATTGTCTGGTAAGGAAGCAGGTTCTTTGCAATCTGTCGAGAGGAAGCTTGGACAAGGAGAGAGTCCGAAAAGGGGTACGGGGATGAAAAGTGAAAATGGCAAGCCAAGGTCTGGTGAGGTTCTTATAACTTATATATTTGTTCTAAATGCATAGTTGCATTCATTTAAAATTCTCCATAAAATTCTCTAGTGGTCAATTATTCTCCTAAGACATGATCCATGTACATTGTATGCTTTCTTACATGTTTCTATCCTTAAATATGATCATGAAAACCCGAGTTTGACGTATTTGAGCGGGTAATGCATCTTGTATGAATCAGTATAGCTGAGAGAACCATGTTAAAGGCCGATgtttcttctttatctttcttttgAACCGCCTATCTTAAGTTAAGAACTTTCTCCTTTAGGTATTATTATTTGGTACTTGAACTGTCTGATCCCTTAGAATCACTGACTAGAATTAGTAATGTTTTCTATTATATTTTAGCGGAGTTCTTACTTttcaactatatatatatattttatttttaggttCCGTCAAAGAAGCTACTCATGAAGTAGAAAAATCAAGAGAATTGAAGAAAAGTACTTCTCGAAGCATGACAAAAGAAGTTGAGCACAACCTGAGGATCAATAATCTTAGAGAAAACCCAGGGCTAAAGAAGAATGATTTCTGGTGGATGAAGCTTCCTTATGTCTTTGTATGTGCATCTATCCAGGGCTCTTTATTTGACTTGAATTTTTGGTCATTATTCACTGCACCAGTTTCATGCCTAAATATATCGGTGTTTGACATCTGCATTTCTTAAAATGATGGATTAGCTCTTCCTTATTAACTATGTAAGCATGTAACAATGACATGGGAACAAGTGTTGGTGTACTATACCAATACGAGTTCTTCAGCACGTCCGCTTATAAACAGTACATAGGGGGACACGGTGCACTATAGGTAGTGTCAGTGCATAGGGGGACATGGGCATAGCTGCTGCGTCCAAAGCCTATTTTGTCTTAAAAAGCTCGATACAGGGAAATTTTGACGAACAAAGTATCTCAGCTACAGCCTTTTAATATCTTTATAAATATATCTCAACTCAATTTGGACGGTCAGCTTTTAATGTTTCAAATGTTTGAATCATAATGCCAAATTATAACCATTTGCTCTGGTATTATTCTGTTTCAGGCTATTCTCTTGCGTAGGGGTCCAGATAAAGGAGCAGCAAAAGGTTTATATTCTTTGAAAATGGATGAGAGCTCTCCGTCTTGTACTGTTGGTTTTGAGGATCGCCGCGATGCCACTAACTTTACTTATATACTGGAGTCGTTTTTTGATGATTTGGGCAGTGTCAGTGCCGACGTTGTACCTCTTTCAATGGAGGTAAGTATACAAACTCACTATTGATCTTGTAACGTTTGGACTGCCTGTAGTAACGTTTTTCCTTCCTGTGTAAGTTATTTGTTGCTGATGCGAGCTTTGATATACGAAAAATACTGTTTCAGGAAGTTAAGGAAGCCGTAAAGTCGAGCATGAAGTTAATTGTAGTGAGGAAGGGGCAACTTCATCTTTATGCTGGTCAACCACTCGGAGATGTTGAGACGGCTTTGCGCTCTGGCATGAATTAAAAACAGTGCACCAAATCGAAAAAACTTCAGTAAATAGATTGACAAGATCAACGAACCAAGTTCCGTTGTACCACCGACCCGTATAATCCTTGAAAGCTTAATATGTAAATTTCCGGAAAATTGGAAGATATTTGAGCTCAGCTTTTTGTAGTAACAACTATACTTCCAAGTTCCAACCATTTTTGACAAGAAACctgacagagaagaagaaaacctacTTAAACATTTGTATTTTAGTGGTGTTGCTTTCAGCAAGATTGTGTTGTACATCAAGCTGGTTTTGGTAGTATTAAATTAGTTGTCGTGGATTtaagatttttgttgtacatctGAGAATTGTATCAATAAAATTTGTTTTTTAAGTTGTCTGCTCAAACATTTTATACCTAATTTGTATACAATTGCCATGCTAAAAATTCTCAGTAGTTATATCCGGCATGTTTAGATTTCTGTGAAAAAATCTGACGTGGCCGACAAAAATTTAACACAACAACCTCTATTTAGCCGGTAGGTGAACTCGCAAACTGTAATTCCTGCTCCCTAATCGGTGAGAACCGAACCGGGTAAAACTATTTAAAGTACACTCCGAATACAAAAAGTTGCCTATTAAAACCCCCAAAACCCCTTCtttcttttaattctttttttaCCTTTTTCTTAAATTCCTCAGTTCTCTGCGAGTAAAATCAGATCAAAACGAGCCATGGTAGAAACTAGAAGCAAATCATCATCAAAACGCTCTTTTCCATCTAGTAATACTAGTACCTCTGGAGATGCTTCTCCTTCACTTTCAAAACGACCGAAGGTACTTCTTTTTTCTCATTCTTGACATGGGTTTTGCTTTTTCAATTCTGGGtttcgttttttttctttttttatgaatTCTTGATATTGTAATTTTGATGATAAATCCTAG encodes:
- the LOC113350255 gene encoding uncharacterized protein LOC113350255 — encoded protein: MAWAHCSLPSFPPTSTTAAAAANTTSKTLIPASFKLTKRKNYLRIKLLKTITKPNHSLPLLPQEQPERKEEEFNKTLEIQHQEEEDETEIEVSSDKKIEKGVPVNEQTELNSYEIQVSEAGGGIVSNKSVGEMVFYFVGMFVLQTLCAVWIFRDKNVKKESNLGNSKPEIVNETQNGAIVPNLTGVNDDYKFQMEEIRVLAREVRESEVKKKLSDSNKLGSIGTGGDENGKRFVKGITNIRKEVDGKLSKLEKSLRSVREKSTTAALSVNYLSEQSSKVEEDKKEFENLNGKGEDERVASKRKKKFRSYYPKLADGENQPKGFQYGKDASESNGSEFFDSSAEKVQDGVESLDSDLERRKDSQKEDSQSLTADGALKKSMLQGNGEVVTELSGKEAGSLQSVERKLGQGESPKRGTGMKSENGKPRSGSVKEATHEVEKSRELKKSTSRSMTKEVEHNLRINNLRENPGLKKNDFWWMKLPYVFAILLRRGPDKGAAKGLYSLKMDESSPSCTVGFEDRRDATNFTYILESFFDDLGSVSADVVPLSMEEVKEAVKSSMKLIVVRKGQLHLYAGQPLGDVETALRSGMN